The nucleotide window CTCAGAGGAGCGCGTGAAACAATGCGCGCCGTATATGCATACATAAGCCTGCAATGAAACAGCCTACTACGTACCTCCCTCTCAGCCTCCTCAATGGCCTTCTTAAGCTTATACTGGTGGAGTATGATCTCTCTCCGTCGCGCCTGCTCCTCCTTCCGCGCGGCCTTCAGCTCCTGCGCCGCCTCCTCCCGCGCCTTCCGCGCGGCTGCGGCGGCgtccgcccgcgcccgcgcctcgTCCGCCCGCTGCCGCCGCTGGAGGGAGAGGAGCATTATCCGCTCCTTTTTGCGTTCCATTTCTTCGGCTGAGTTCTGGAAACAGAGTGAGGTCTTGTTAAGATATTTTCTTGTTgtagttgttgttgttgttcttGTAGTATGAAAATACCATTTTACACTAGGTTTTTTTCTGTTAAAAGACGGTCCCCAAGAGTTCCATGAATACCTTCCTCATGTTGTCTAAGGATATAAAAAAGTGTACTCACCGGGTCAGGATTCAACTCGCCGATAAGCAAGGCGGCGGGTTCCGCGTTGCTGGGGCGCTGCGGCCGGTCTCTTGGCGGCGTTTCTCTTCGCTCGGAAACGTCCCCAGCCCGGGCCTGCTCCAGCGCCGAGCTCCTGTGCACCACGAACTCCTCCTCCCGCGGCTGGCCGAGCCGCTCGTTCCACGTGTTCTCGGGAGATCGTTCCGGACTAATCTCAGTCGACCGCTCCTTCTTCGGCGAACCCCGTTTCGCCCGCAAAGGAGGCTTCGGCCGCTTCGGCTGGTCGTTATCGAACGAAATGTAGAACCCTTTCTCGTTGTGTTCCGCCTCCTCCTGCTCCAGCTGCTGGAAGGAGTTCCTGCTGAGGGAGGGCCGAGTGGGGGAGGGGATGCGGTAGGTCCGCGTGCCTGAAGAAATGTTCAGTCTGTTGATGCCTTGCCGTAGAGCGTCGTCTTCAGCATTTCCGATGAATGAGATGTTCTGAGGCTCCATGTCGTCTGGTGGCTGGTTTTGTGAGGGCGTATGTGCAGGTGCCTGCAGCTGCTGCAAGCTGACAGGTTCAGGTCTCCGCGCCACCTCGGGTAAGGAGCCCTGCCTCTGCGGAGTCTTAGCGCGGCGCTGCGGGCTGGCAGCCAGCGGCGGCGACTGAGACACGTACTGGTTGGAGTTTATCACAGTGTAGCTTAAATGGTTTTGCGGTTCTCGAATGTTCTCGGTACCGTTCTGGTACCGGTCGTTGTTGTAATGCACCTGGAAGGGCTGCGGTTGTGTGTTGGTCCGGTCGTGTAGTACGAAGCCCTGAGGTTGCCAGTTCCGCTCGGGCGGCGGCTGTGGTGATGGGGACTTCCACGTCCGTTGCGCGGGCTCTGGCGTTGAGGGACCGAACTGTTGGTGCTGTTGGTGATTTTGTTGATGTTGTTGATGCAGCTGGAATTGTACAAGGGAATAGTGAGACggcgaataaaataaataaattggagcTATTATTCGTATGCAACCCACACCTTGGTGCAGTGTGACGATTTGCTGTAAGCTTGCACCCTGACTCTCATCATTCAATAATTTACACAAAAACTACAATctttgattttttataaaataactgtttagtATCCAAATAATTAAGGGCTGTTAAAATCTTAGGACATTTATCTTCAATCACGTTTAGTTTATCTCTATCTACATGATATGTACGTGCAACCGACCTGCCACCCCCGCAACTCATTGTCGTGTTGTTGTTGatgctgctgctgctgttgtTGCGCATGCTGCGCCCACGTGCGGCGCGGCGGTGGCGCGGCATCGTGGAGATAAAACTGTTGCCTGCCATACTCCTCAATATCCCTATACTGATTGTATTGATACTGCGgctgttgctgttgttgttgttggtcGTAGTTGTAAAActgttgctgttgttgctgctgcAGTTGTTGGTGTTGGAATTCGCGCGGAATGTGCGGCGTGGAGCCGAAGCTGGCGAGCCCGGGCCGGGACACATTGTGCTGTGAGCTGAATTGGCTGTGCTGCAATGTTAGGCGCGAGTCAGCGATGTGTTGGATTGAGGTAGCATTCACAATTCTCACTAACATAtcgttattataaaaaagtagatTTAGGCGAATccaaaaaagtaaaagtcaaaaataaaaatatattattgtgttttgcTATTTTTGTCTGTAATAGGCATTTTTTGACTatcataattttgacaaaacgtCTCTGttgaaaattttgttattttcttggTGTAGAGAATTGTGAAAAGTAACCTCAATAGTATGTATAATGCTTTGTGAGTGTGTGATTACATATAGTGGAAAGAAGCGCTGAAACTTTAtcaattaattacaaattaaaactcAGTTTATTTCCACGCAGTTATTCATGTTAGCTGTGCTGTTCTTTTGGTtcttgattttattgttttattatttcaaacacGTTTCAAACATTTATCAATGATGTATTTGGCTGAGATTATTAACTCTTTAAGGGTACACACGAAGCTATGTGAATGAAAATCGAAGTTTGATATgagaatatgtacctataaaattgATGATATGACATATGAAACTCAGGTATTAGTCAAACTTCCCATTTCAAACACAAACCACACTCAAAAGGCAATACCGTAACATTAGTGCTAACAACTCACCAATTGTGGAATGTTTGGTTGatactgttgttgttgttggtaAGGCGACTGCGGTTGTTGGGGCTGCATCTGTTGTTGCATCGGCTGTTGTAGCTGTTGAAGTTgttgttgcaactgttgttgAAGCTGGGGTTGTTGGAACAGTTGTTTAGCctgctgctgttgttgttgttggtgatgctgctgttgttgttgttgctgcaGCTGTGTTTGTTGGCTGGCGAGCCGCGCGATGTCGCTCTGTATGTCCTGCAGGCTGGAGTTCATTCTGTAAGTGACGTGCGGTCACATCGTATTGGATTTTAAGCCAATATATGCTGATTATGAATGATGGTGTGAACAAAATGGCATTATAATGATGAGATGTTTCTATGTTACTCTTCGAAAATcgattttcaattttgaatcgATACCTACGGATCATTTTAAATGGCAGTTGAATTCTTAAAACGCGTGATGTAACATGCTGAAACATGCCTTCAATCTACATACTAAATGTCTTAATGACTGGACGTTGCAAAATGTGGattcttgtttattattatgtacttacttggCAATAGATTGCTGGTACTGTTCTAAGACGGCTGTGTCCACTGAATCCCGCTGACTCGGTGGCTCCACCACCATTTCCTATACACGATCAGTTTTTATGAATATACAGGAAGAATAATTCTCTatggaatttaattaattaagcggctaattatatttgaaaaaaattaatCTTCATTTCTTTAGCTTCTCCAGAGAATAGACAaagtaaaacttattttttttatattttgtcgaAGAATTTGCATGCAATTTAATCACAAACTTCATGCCAATTGATATTATTcatttgtgaattatttttgttgctttCCCTTTACCAGTTAAATTGCAATCTTAAATCAATACTGACTGATGCAACGAGTTTTGATATTGCCTTAACTTCTTATAATATTATCTGAGTATATAATCTTATTTACTAAACAGTAAATACCCCTAGTGTAATCATTATAAGCAGATAACaatcacacaaacaaacattactgAACATAAGTCTATATCCCCACCATACCCAGACTAACAAACACAAAAGCTACATGTGTATTGTATACCAACAGGTGTTGTGAGAGTATTGCGAGATAATGTTGTcgatatataaataacaagatTCAATTAGATATTCATATGCTGCGTAATGTATTCTTTTGGCTTATATTACACGCTATTTATGAGCAACTCCAACACAAACAAAAGCTAGAGTTTAGCGAATGGATGGTTAACTATTTTCTTGGCAAATAAAGAAATACTCGTTCTCGGAGAGAAAGCAAAGCTAACTAGCCTGATTTCTGCCACTTCTATCAGATAACATTCGCGCACACTTCAGCTAAACTTAGGCAATATGTAATATTGATTTTATCAAGTAAGTACATAGTAATAAAAATTTACAGGAGTATACTCTAATCTGCCCTTAATTTACATATCGACAACCCACCTCAcaagacacacacacacacaaccacTAATCGTTGCAGCAGCCTATCTCCCTTACCTGCGTTTGGGGCACGTCGGGCTTGGCGGCGTCGTGCGGCGGCGTCCGCGCGCCCTTGCCCTGCAACACGCGCGTGCATCCCACACCGTCATACTCACCCATGCCGCATGCGCGTGGTTGGGGTATATCGGGAGGTAGGGGAATATTCAAACTCCACGCGGTGTCGGAAATATTGTGAGAACACAGAACGAGAAGAGAAATAGTGGACCGCATAAGAAGGATCACGCCCAATTTCagaatgtatgtacctatgctatttaaaaactttcaacAGAAATTGATGGAAAGTacgttttgtattatttattcttgaatACTGTGTGACATTACACTGTGAAAGAAGTTGGGATAGATAAGAAGGGCATGGAAAAAGATGACATCATGCTGAGGCGCACGATCCGAAATTAATTGGAATAGGGGCAGAAGGAACCAGCGGCGCTTCAACGAGTATTGTAGAGGTATTTACGAACTTTTTGAAGAATATTGTAGTGGTGTTTGAATATTCCAATATTAAGCAGAGTTTTAGGTAAACATCATGGAATTTGGTTACATACACCAATGATTTGGAAAGGGATATACACCAACCAACGGAGACATGCTTACAAATAAGTGTAAATTATGGGTTTCTCCTACAAATTAATGTGCTAACACAACGTGAGTCAAATGTACCGTGAAGTGGACTGGGACTTCTGACATGATGAATAGGAATCTTTATATTACCTTCAAATAATTTCTGTAGTACGAAATATTATTAGAGAAATGTGATGGCGCAGCAAACTATTCATGATCTCGATATAATAATGATCTTAAAAAAAGCTGCCTCTATCATAGAAGTTTCTAGGCTTTGCGGAAGCTACCGTATTTAAAgcgtttattataaaaattacaaattgataatgcgatttttaaatgaattaaaattaaatttatacaCGAGAGtactttaataaattgaaaatttaaatgGTTGAATATTATGTATCGAATAAGCCGTGTAAGCGTGTACCGAACTAAAATCTGTACAAAATAACGTCAAAGTAATATGGTAACGAAGTGATAATAAAATCAacgaaaaaagtatttattaaaaaggtCTAAACTAAATGGAAAGGGCTCAGTATTGAACCGGCCACTCACCAAGTTGGCCAACTGGTATTGCAATAATGTATCCTAAtgaaatagaaagaaaaatataatttatatatccGTCGGAAATATTAGAAAACAAATTGAGAGAGGAACATAATGTTAGTCAACATTGTGCTGTATCCGAACGCATTTTAcagaaatattgtaaaaaaatacattttgtaaaatgtgttcTTATAAAGTGTGTGTAGTCTGTTAAacagaaacatttaaataacaaaagttgGAAGTTATCGAACTATATTATTCACTACTTTTATTAGTTATGTTGTTTAGTTAATCAACTAAATTATTGAACAATAAATGTCGaactacttaatttatttactagatAACTTTCACGTCAAACTGAATGGGCACTCTGATTCtgttatattgttttcttttatcgATACATCGACAGAATCAAATGCTTATCCATAACCAAGATATCCATTTCAGTTCTATCTACCAAATTACTCACACATTCACAACCCTTCTCAACTCAAATGACTTACAAATGGCGTAGACAGGACAAAAAATAACGTCACTCCGCCCATTTGCGACAAACAATATCAACCACACGAATATCGAATTctcaacataatattttcacagcttTAACTACCTTGTAAATTTTAACATTGTAAAATTGTGCAGcacaatttttgtattttgacaaaaataatgatCATATCAGTTTTTTGTGACAAAACCAATATCGATATTAATCCATCGCAAATATCGACACCGTACACCACTATTGAGAATTCGACAACACCCCCCACCACTTAACACTCCCCTACTCACCCTAGTAACAGCCTGTAAGAAGGCCTGTTGTCCTAACTGTTGTCTCTGCCTATTAACGGCCATTTCCATGCGTCGTTTCTCTTGTTCTATGCGTCGGCGCTTCTCTTCCAGCTTGAGTCGTATATTGTTCAGTTGAGCAGCCATTTGGCCCCCGCTTTGCGTCGATGTTTCGTCGGTTATATCCTCGCCGTCTGAAATGTGGAAAGAAAAGGTGAGGAATCAGAAATATTTGGAGGGGAAACTTCGCTTGGGCACATTGTTCggctgatgattatgatgattttGGGATGGTTATTATGATCATTTGACTCTTGACGTCTATACTAAGAACTGCTTctgtacataggtacatcaaAAATACGTAAAGAGAACGGGTTCATTTTATCAGTCCCCGTGCGGGaacgtaataaattatttggatATAGTTTAGTCGTTTTCTATATGGTCGTCGGTTTTGTATAAGAGCGCTACTAACTGGGATGATTTTCTTGCTGCATGAACTGTTGTTGCCACGTGGTGGTGTTGGCGGGCGGCGTCGCGAACGACGTGCTCTTGCGCCGCTCCGGCTCCGACTGACCTGCGCAACAACCGACAACTGTGACGTACTTCATATTCTAACCAGCCTGTACCATTTCTACTACAGTCTACacaaattttgaatttggaatatgGGAATATGTGGTCCTTTAACGACAGACTGTAAACTAAATAAGTGCAAATTTATTGTTAGATGCCGAATACAGTGTGCCGTTAAACTCAAGCGCAATCAAAGGCGAACATACAAAGCGTTAAATGGCCGAAGTTTGGATAGTGCCGCGGAAGCGAAGTCAGGCTGAGATGGGAGAACAGACTTGTTAGCATGCGCGGGCGCGAAGCTTCTAAAATGCAGTAACAAGAATGTTCTCCCATAGGTTTTGCGCGGCGCAAACAACAAACCTGTCTGGTCACCGTTACTCCTGATTTTGTTGAGGTCTGCGAAGCTAGTTTTGGTGGCGTCACCATCTGTGGAGTCTCGGTCGTTGAGGAAGAACCCGCCGTCTCCTCCCCCTTTGCACTGAAAGCCGAAGCTCTCCTGTCTTTCTCTTAAAGTAATAGTATCACTGCTCAACTGCCGTCGAATTGGGAAATAAGGTTCGTTATCTGTGTTCTGTGGCTGTGAGTTTTGTCGTTCGACTTTTTGTCGGTCTTCCGTTTGGGAGCCGTTTTGGAAGTCGCCGTGGAAGAACTGTATTGAGCCTCGGATGTCTTGGCGGGAGGAACGAAGAGGCGGGTTGTAGTCCAGTGGACCTGTGTAATTAAAGACGACATTATATTAAATCATCTACCCGATATAATATAAAAGATGCCCAAATTCGATTCTAGCTTGTACCGATGTTCACAAAAGTAAATACTCATTTCATCTTGGACTATACtgaataaaaaaaggaaaaatctaTATATAGTTAAGATAAGCttgaaagtctgaaatcacctaTTACCGCATCGAAAAACTAGTTGGTTTTCACTCTTGTGTTCACATTAAATTGATTGCCataaaaatgttctttatttaaatttctgTTGAAAACTCCTGAGCCACGAAAACTTACCACTAGGCGCAGAAATCTTCCTAACATTAGCGACGGTGGCCAACTCCTTCTCAGGGTTTCGTCCAGCGAAGTGCAGCCTGTCCTGACTGCCGCCGAAGTTCTCCACCGTGAGCTGCGAGTCGTCCGTGATGGACGAGCGACGCGAGCGACGCCCCGCGAACGACGCGTCGCGCGACTCCGCCCAGTTCGACGGACGACCCGCCGCTGTCATGTTTATTTCTATCGCTGGaagagattaaattattattttttgtgagaaAATGATGGTTATAGCTGACAAGGTGGTTTTGTCTGTAATGTTTCACAACTTTTCAattttgttaaagttattttttaaaagcaccAATATACTTTCAGGAATGAGCGACACTAGGTATGATTACAGGAGCAATTTATTAATCTGGCAGCttttctaacaaaatatattttcgacaTTGGACTGGCTTTTACTCCTAGTTCTCCAAAATTTTTCTCGTAATATTTCCAAACACAAAAACTCCTTCATAGCTACACTCAGCGACGACGGGAAACGGGGCACTATGTTGATAACACTCACCATTATCCTCATCCCTGTGCACCATGGCGGCGAGCGTGGCGACGTGCTTCTGTCGATGCACCACGAAGTCGTCCCGCGCGGGGCTGGCGGAGCGGCGCTCGGGCGTGGAGCTGGCCGACCGCACCGCCCGCCCGCGCCCACTCAGCGACGACGGGGAACGCGGTACTAGGGGGGTGAAATGTTGTGTAAGCTTGGTGCTTTGGTTGAGGGGTCATTTGTTGATGCTGGTGGGGGAAATTGTGTCTATAGCCCGCGCGGAACTAGTTGGCCGCGCCTTAGGTATGTGAGCGGTGGGGCGGAGAGGCGAAGGCACTTGCTAATTACTTAGTTAGGCGCCGTACTTCGTGACGGCAACACGCGTTGATAGTTCCGGCTAGTTGACACAAAACGCACATAAGATTGCAATAGCGAGATGAGTCCGCCGATAAAAAGACAATCGAAGTTAGTAATTTTTAAAGTgcatacgtttttttttttaacggaaAGCCGATGCGAATCTTTTAGAATTTAGAACACAAACAAATTCATTTGTCATTAAAATATGTCatactaaatgtatgaaattatttgtttttggtttaTTAAAAACTTCCAAGAGTTTAATTGTTAATGAACGCGATATCTCGAGATTGGTCATCACTGTCTAATCTCAAGTGCGTTGCGAGCAGATGTCAACCCTTCCCTCACCCCTGTCGCCACCTAAGGCGCGGGCAACTACTTCAGCGCACCATAGATAAGTGTCCGACTCATATAGAAACtgtatcgataaaatatagcgAACATGATTGCCAATGATATCAAAAACTATTGAgtagataaaattttattgaaataaaactgattcggaaataaacataaaatggaCGCTGCTGTTGTTTATGATATTATCGATAAAAGTTGCTATGCGATTTTCAATCTGCACATCACTGTGTGAAACATGAACTTTTATCCCACCAACATCAACAAATTCTTTTGTAGTCACAAAACGACACGAAAGGAACATTCAAATAGCATCAATGTACCTTTTAAAGGCCCCTTTTTaaaaagttggttaaaaacaaaacacataagtACAGCATtcgaaaaaagaaaaacacttcTAGAAAGAAACACAGCACTAGAAATCATAAAAAACAACTTACTCAATTTGCAAAAGAAAATCATTTCACCTACGACATTGCAAACACAGTTTACGAGGTTAATCAGTCGACAGCATTAAACTGATCAAGttttaccaaaataattataggGTACTATTtagaaaaaagtacaaaattgtATCGACTATGAAGTGCTCACTAGGTGCAAATACTACTTATCCAATGTTAGGTAAAGTCGGATTCTATTATCGATAAGTACAGTAAAACTCGATAGCTTAAATCTACAGTGCTGGCATCACTACGTCATAGCTGGGAGCCGTGAGGACATAACGTCATTGACTCCAAAGTGCCTCAGAAAGCATTAGATTCCCATGCAAAGCGCTAGATCCGAAGCCCAAACCATAAAGTGTTATATTCCAGTTAATATAAAGCTCAAAATCGTGTGAAATATATATAACTTACATTTAGAGGTACACCCTATAACAAACACACATTCCAATGTAATATTCACATCACGACATTTGTATGACACTCACACACacgcaaacaaaagaaaaaaacaaacgaaacaCATTTGAcgctatgttatttttttcatggGGAAGGCGAGTGCACACTAAGATCTAGATAGACAATAGTGAGAAGAGTATTGTTTAAGTTCACTAATAGAAACAAATGcaggtatttacataaatatacactAACATGTTTAAAGACTTGACTtgtgaaataaacataagttagCTGTAGATAAACTTAATCGTTTCATTTTGAGAACCATccttcaaaagaaaaaaatggcGAAACGTCCGAACTCTTTATTCAAAAGTTAGAAGAGAAACatctatatttcaaaaatggaacAGAATACAGCCCACAGCACCTTCAGAAGTTCAAGGAACAATTCTCTATAATAGACAAGTGGTGTGAGCTCGTGACATTCAAAAAAGGAATCCTGCTTGTTTCCCGCCTTCCCCTTGGGCTAAGAAGCGGTGTGGTGGTACCTGCGAAGGGCGGCAGCGTGGCGTCGTCGTGTCCGGCGCGCAGCTGCGGGatgggcgcgggcgcgggcggcggcagGCAGCGCCGGTGCCGCACGCCGTGCGCGTTGCCGCCCCCGCCCGCTGCGGACACACACGTCACATCGGCCGTCACCGCGCCGCCCTACCCGACCCTACTTCGCGCTCCGAGTACATCTGTGCGCTCGACACGACTCAAATGCTCCAAGCGTACAGGTTGCAAAGCGAGACAGGGTGACAAACATTAGGACTTCTTGTATCTCATTCAGCGAAGCGTTCCATtcgttttattgtattgtaattcAAACTTACCTCACACACTCATTGCaacgtttaataaataaagtgtattttacaCGCAATTTTagatagtaataaatataaaaagtcaaATAAATGTATTGGTAATTTGGTCACTGTAATATAACCCCGAATGTGCCTAAAATTTAGTATTgccagtaaataaaattaaagcattATTCAACCATTTCCgtggataaatatttattttatttatttctaaaattagtAGGCAAGAATCTTTGATATTATGACCACATACTCCCATTACTATATAGCATGCAATACGGGGGAATTATTTGGATTATCGGGGTTGGATTATTTCTTGTAACTCACCGCTTCCGGGGTATTTAACAGATTTAACAGGATGAACTTCTAGCATATTGAAGAGATCGGCGAGCATTGCTACTAAATTTTGACGCATTGACCTGAAAACACAACAtagttcatcaaaatctgtacaTAAATCAACCCTGTCCGAATCACATCCCCAGCTCAAAAAGACCCACATTAAAGACCGAACGCCTTCCCAAGCGCAAACAGACAAGCCAACACATACCCTCTCATATAAGTGACGTCTTCAGGCATCATATGGAAGACGTTGTGAGGCAGCGCCGTCCGACAGAAGTCGTGGACCAGCAT belongs to Helicoverpa armigera isolate CAAS_96S chromosome 6, ASM3070526v1, whole genome shotgun sequence and includes:
- the Patronin gene encoding patronin isoform X7, coding for MVAMVASASGYGTLRRFLSVPEGQHSVAEAGVGPSNSVAVSSKQRASIKWLLTKAFNNRVPDNLQEPFYRDHEDQEHLKPPIVGGLANAELYCLALANMYSDPNYHSLNHWNILQTFARKGVHVPDPPDCALTETVLIQTNPLKMSGHMAVIEALMVLYAREVVTPDRVAAAAQRFGAAAPPLGNTGTTHEDGLLCWINAACAALNKAEEDTSSHVPMLKSLQEICDGTALAALISFYCPDALPRTAVRVGRMASIQDCLHNLMLVHDFCRTALPHNVFHMMPEDVTYMRGSMRQNLVAMLADLFNMLEVHPVKSVKYPGSAGGGGNAHGVRHRRCLPPPAPAPIPQLRAGHDDATLPPFAVPRSPSSLSGRGRAVRSASSTPERRSASPARDDFVVHRQKHVATLAAMVHRDEDNAIEINMTAAGRPSNWAESRDASFAGRRSRRSSITDDSQLTVENFGGSQDRLHFAGRNPEKELATVANVRKISAPSGPLDYNPPLRSSRQDIRGSIQFFHGDFQNGSQTEDRQKVERQNSQPQNTDNEPYFPIRRQLSSDTITLRERQESFGFQCKGGGDGGFFLNDRDSTDGDATKTSFADLNKIRSNGDQTGQSEPERRKSTSFATPPANTTTWQQQFMQQENHPNGEDITDETSTQSGGQMAAQLNNIRLKLEEKRRRIEQEKRRMEMAVNRQRQQLGQQAFLQAVTRGKGARTPPHDAAKPDVPQTQEMVVEPPSQRDSVDTAVLEQYQQSIAKMNSSLQDIQSDIARLASQQTQLQQQQQQQHHQQQQQQQAKQLFQQPQLQQQLQQQLQQLQQPMQQQMQPQQPQSPYQQQQQYQPNIPQLHSQFSSQHNVSRPGLASFGSTPHIPREFQHQQLQQQQQQQFYNYDQQQQQQQPQYQYNQYRDIEEYGRQQFYLHDAAPPPRRTWAQHAQQQQQQHQQQHDNELRGWQLHQQHQQNHQQHQQFGPSTPEPAQRTWKSPSPQPPPERNWQPQGFVLHDRTNTQPQPFQVHYNNDRYQNGTENIREPQNHLSYTVINSNQYVSQSPPLAASPQRRAKTPQRQGSLPEVARRPEPVSLQQLQAPAHTPSQNQPPDDMEPQNISFIGNAEDDALRQGINRLNISSGTRTYRIPSPTRPSLSRNSFQQLEQEEAEHNEKGFYISFDNDQPKRPKPPLRAKRGSPKKERSTEISPERSPENTWNERLGQPREEEFVVHRSSALEQARAGDVSERRETPPRDRPQRPSNAEPAALLIGELNPDPNSAEEMERKKERIMLLSLQRRQRADEARARADAAAAARKAREEAAQELKAARKEEQARRREIILHQYKLKKAIEEAEREGKHLDKTEFLESLNRGGTVTPAPTPTGAARLRSKPAQARARPKTIHVDSGALHAAEAMLPAKQPSVTNLTESPVEERGGMSPGSASSGPLGRRGSCKTSRGNISERVNEEPQSSRGRSKYTSYQSNFKAGRKSSSLMNLCDSGLGRATPPRRAASPGLRALGSPASGPGSLPGSLPGAIGKRRAAHDDASDVSSTHSSIMDYSGPRLYKQPTTKSNRGIMLNAVEYCVFPGAVNAEAKRRVLEEIARSESKHFLVLFRDAGCQFRALYSYCPDSEQVAKLYGTGPKHVNDRMFDKFFKYNSGSKCFSQVHTKHLTVTIDAFTIHNSLWQGKKVQLPSKKDMALVI
- the Patronin gene encoding patronin isoform X15; the encoded protein is MVAMVASASGYGTLRRFLSVPEGQHSVAEAGVGPSNSVAVSSKQRASIKWLLTKAFNNRVPDNLQEPFYRDHEDQEHLKPPIVGGLANAELYCLALANMYSDPNYHSLNHWNILQTFARKGVHVPDPPDCALTETVLIQTNPLKMSGHMAVIEALMVLYAREVVTPDRVAAAAQRFGAAAPPLGNTGTTHEDGLLCWINAACAALNKAEEDTSSHVPMLKSLQEICDGTALAALISFYCPDALPRTAVRVGRMASIQDCLHNLMLVHDFCRTALPHNVFHMMPEDVTYMRGSMRQNLVAMLADLFNMLEVHPVKSVKYPGSAGGGGNAHGVRHRRCLPPPAPAPIPQLRAGHDDATLPPFAVPRSPSSLSGRGRAVRSASSTPERRSASPARDDFVVHRQKHVATLAAMVHRDEDNAIEINMTAAGRPSNWAESRDASFAGRRSRRSSITDDSQLTVENFGGSQDRLHFAGRNPEKELATVANVRKISAPSGPLDYNPPLRSSRQDIRGSIQFFHGDFQNGSQTEDRQKVERQNSQPQNTDNEPYFPIRRQLSSDTITLRERQESFGFQCKGGGDGGFFLNDRDSTDGDATKTSFADLNKIRSNGDQTGQSEPERRKSTSFATPPANTTTWQQQFMQQENHPNGEDITDETSTQSGGQMAAQLNNIRLKLEEKRRRIEQEKRRMEMAVNRQRQQLGQQAFLQAVTRGKGARTPPHDAAKPDVPQTQEMVVEPPSQRDSVDTAVLEQYQQSIAKMNSSLQDIQSDIARLASQQTQLQQQQQQQHHQQQQQQQAKQLFQQPQLQQQLQQQLQQLQQPMQQQMQPQQPQSPYQQQQQYQPNIPQLHSQFSSQHNVSRPGLASFGSTPHIPREFQHQQLQQQQQQQFYNYDQQQQQQQPQYQYNQYRDIEEYGRQQFYLHDAAPPPRRTWAQHAQQQQQQHQQQHDNELRGWQLHQQHQQNHQQHQQFGPSTPEPAQRTWKSPSPQPPPERNWQPQGFVLHDRTNTQPQPFQVHYNNDRYQNGTENIREPQNHLSYTVINSNQYVSQSPPLAASPQRRAKTPQRQGSLPEVARRPEPVSLQQLQAPAHTPSQNQPPDDMEPQNISFIGNAEDDALRQGINRLNISSGTRTYRIPSPTRPSLSRNSFQQLEQEEAEHNEKGFYISFDNDQPKRPKPPLRAKRGSPKKERSTEISPERSPENTWNERLGQPREEEFVVHRSSALEQARAGDVSERRETPPRDRPQRPSNAEPAALLIGELNPDPNSAEEMERKKERIMLLSLQRRQRADEARARADAAAAARKAREEAAQELKAARKEEQARRREIILHQYKLKKAIEEAEREGKHLDKTEFLESLNRGGTVTPAPTPTGAARLRSKPAQARARPKTIHVDSGALHAAEAMLPAKQPSVTNLTAGGTMRRDYYRGSQDSLAERAGLYRESPVEERGGMSPGSASSGPLGRRGSCKTSRGPRLYKQPTTKSNRGIMLNAVEYCVFPGAVNAEAKRRVLEEIARSESKHFLVLFRDAGCQFRALYSYCPDSEQVAKLYGTGPKHVNDRMFDKFFKYNSGSKCFSQVHTKHLTVTIDAFTIHNSLWQGKKVQLPSKKDMALVI